AGCAGGAGACACTTACTGCCAGAGACTCCAGCgctgacaggttggagaagatctTAAACCTAGAAGAAAACAAAGGCTTAGAGTGAAGATGACATCATCATGCTGGAGGTTTAGAGAAGTTTGCTAAAACAGGATGAGATGAAGGAGGACACCATCTCTCTTGACAGTCCTGATTCATCCTGTGACTTTACCAGCTGAGCCAAACAGAGAGGCTGTGTCTGCCTCTTTAAGACATCTTCAGCCAGGAGCCAAGTTTCCAGGGCCAGACGGGGTTTTAGCTGAAAACCGGGATCCAGGTGTCAGAGGAACAGCTGGAACACGTACCTACGTAGATCAGCGTGGACAGCCAGACGTTTTCCTCTCATGGAAACTTTCGCGTTAAACTTAGTTTCCTGCatgaggagaaaaaaagaaagagttTAAAGTGTTTAATGTAAATCCGGGTTAGTGAACTGTTAGTCGTGTTGGTTCATCTGGGAACAGGTCCAGAGCTGTTTCACACTGGTTCTGTCAGGCATGTCTTACTGGTTTCTACTTAAACCATCAGAGACTGTTGGGAGTTCTTTACCATCCTCATGCTGCTGAGTTGGACCGGCGCCTGACCCGGAGGCAGCACCATCACCTTGACGAGGGCTGTCATGACAATTGTGGCTCCAGATGTTTTAATAGATGTTTTGGGAGGCGAGTTGACGGCGAGCTGCAGAGACAGCGGAGCATCCACCAGAGCTGGGTTCTACTCAGAACAACAGGAAGAACGTCAGGTTCAGTAATGTGTCTCAGGTCTCTATTATGTCTCCCCTATGTCCACTGCTTCTCTTATTCTGGTACTTTATTTGTCTTCACGTGTCTCCGCTGTCCCTGTTCTGCCTTCTGTCCCCTCGTGGGGAATTCTGTCTCTACACTAAACACATTTATTTGGTTTACTTTCCAAACTTCTGCCCACCAGCATCATGATGGCTCCGAAGTAGGTGGTCCTCAGCAACATTTCCAGATCTTTGGGCATCTGAGTGACGATGAGGAGAGAAGAGTCAGTCAGTCCCTGAGTCTGAGACTGGTTTTcacacaggaataaaaaaaaaactggcaAACGAAAATGAAAGATGCACAGGTGCTCCTGATCATTATAATTCACACACTTAAGAAGTTCTAGGGTCTTTGATGGTTTGGACTTTAGGATGCGTGTCTACTGCTGTTTACCTTCTCGTTGACTATGTGCATTTGGAAAATTCCAGCACTGTAATAGGAGAACAAGCCGCTGTCGAAGAAGAACTCGGACAGAGCCAGATACACCATCCGATCGTACTCCCTGATCACCGGCTCCACAGCGTAGTTTACCAGAGTTAGGTTGGGAtgcgaaaggtcaaagaacattcCCTACAGAAACACAAACCAGCTGTTGGTACCGGCGCCGTCTCACCAGGATGCATCAGATCTTTGTTCTGAATCTGACCCTGAAGTGCATGTCGAGGCTCCTGGAGGTCACCACGGGATCATCGATCAGGGAGTAATCAATCCCGACGTAATAATCCATCTCAGTCCTCACAGGAATGGTTTCCAGCATGGAGTTGACGTGAACCAGAGCAGCGTGATTCAAAGCTGGACAGATCTGACAAAAAGTTGCAGGAGTTTTCTGTTTGGCTTTAAATCCAGACTGAAACTTACACGATCACCCAGTGGTTCACCAGAGCCTGGATGAAGGTCCATAACAGCTTAAAGGGAAGAGATGGAGAGGAAAACGTAACTAGAGACAGAGACAGGTGACTTACCTGTCGGTTGAGAAACAAGCGCATGCCTGTTGTTAGTAATCTGGACAGATAGTCGTAAACTCTCCTAGAAAACAGGAAGATGTTATTCTGAGTGAAGCGTGGTCGTTCAGATCATCCATCTGCGTCTTACCCCAGCGTCCCGCTGAACTCTGCCCTCATTCTTTTGATTCTGGCATCACAGGTGATGTTATTGATCTTCAGTCGTCCTTCGTTGTCTCTGATCAGGTTTACGGCCGTGTTGATGTTCACGCCTTCAGCCGAGGCGTTGACGTTTCCTGTGTCATAGCTGGAAGGTAACAGAGACCCTTTGGACTTAGCCAGCTACGACTTGAGACTAAATGTGTGACGTAGCTGCCCATTCTAAGTGCTGTTAAAGAATTtagcctaccaaaataaaagcacggAATGAGATCCCTACAAAACACGTCACCGTTCTGTTGACAGGTAACTAGTGAGGCTTTTCAGGCCTGGATGATGTGGCCATGTTCTTCTCTAGCTTCTTCCTGCACATTGATAACTGGGCTCCAACGAGCTAACCTGGCCTACTTTTCTTGGACGAAGCCCATAAATCTGATTTTCATCTGAAAGATACAACACTACAATTCAAGCCAATGATGGAACGTATCAGAGCTTTGAGGTGTGGTGCTTGAGCTGCGTTCTGTTGGAGAACTAACAAGAACCAGTAGAGGATCCGCCGGTAGAAACTCAGGGAGATGGAGGAGTTCTGAACATCGAACAACAAACCCACATCAGGGATGAACCTCAGGTCAACGTGAGTTAAATTCAACTCTCTTATCTTCACACTGGTGAAGGATCAGGAGAGGATTAGTACACACAGTCAGCCAGTCATGTGATCAATGTGACATCATCAGTGTCAGAAGGAGGACCTACTCTGTGAGGGTGTACTGGAAGCTTCCGTTTTGGCCCTGCATCTCCGGAATACTGATGTTACTGAGCTCTTCTTCAACAAACTTCTGAGTCTCCAACTTCACTATAAACACAAAACGCCACAAACCCGGTCACAAGGTTCCTCATGGTGGAGCTCAATGGAGAACTTGCTGCTGGACAACAAAACACGTCAGTTTATCTAGGAGGAAAACTGCTGACTGAGCTGCGAGGGAACAGATGTCCATCCTGAGGAGAGAACTTTGTTCTGATGAAGTTCAACTGGAGTTCTATTCTGTTCCTAGCAGCTGGATATCTGCTTGGAATGGAGTCTGGAACAAAGGAGGAGAGCCCATCCTCGTTCAAGATCTTAAAAGGTGGATTTCGTTGAGGGTTGAAACTTGAGGTGGACCACCTCGGGACGTCTTGGGCGTGTCGGACCTGCAGCATCTTTAGAGCTCTAAACAACGATTCTGTTGTGTTTTATTACAGATTTTTATCACAGTTTGATTTTGGGTTCTGCGTACTTACACATGTCCAGTGCTTTGTCTGTGATCCGGATtttacatccagcaggttcagcaGCAGCCATGATGGACACCAGTGACAGGAAGAAGATCCCCAAGAGACAGGAAGTCATCCTGAACCAGAGGATGTCAGGCTGGAACAAACACAAATACTAGAGGTTACAAAGGTTCGTTCTCTGCTGTGAATCAGGCTGTGGCTCCGCCCACTTCTTGGTTGCAGGTCTGGCTAGCTGTTTGGTATTTCTGGTTGTAAATGTGAGATTGCTTTTTATTCAACATTTACTTCCGCCTCATCCAGGTGAAGGTGATGACGTCGTTTATAACAACAAGTTAAGTGCCCGCCCCctaatcagagggttgcaggtttccatcccgctcagtctgtctaagagcaagactCTTCACTCACACgcgcgcgtgcatgcgtgcgtgcgtgcgtgcacacacacacacacacctgtgcctAGTGTGTCTGGGAGCCCTTAAAGTTCACcactgtgtgaatgggtgaatgacttgtGTTGTAAAGGCCCTTTGGGGTTCTAGAACTCTAGAAGGTTCTGTACATACAGGATGTTTACCATATGAGGTGTTGGATGCTGTTTATCAAGAAGCATTGAGATTCATTTTTTGTTCTTGCATTTGGAGCAGCAGGACCCTTTCAGCCTGGCATTCCTCCATCAGAGACACAATCCGCGTTTGTAGATGGAGGCATCACTTGGATGCCAGCTACATTGGCTGTGGCCACCaggcaaggagaagaagaagctgaagCAGAGAGGAGGCAAAGGcagtagaagaaaaaaaaaaagcaatgcaAAACCCGGCcgctagtaaaaaaaataaaatacggaaagaaaagaaaagcgtGGGGCTGAGAAGgcaagagaaaaaaaattgtgGGCATTAGATGCTGAAGCCTCTAAATGTCACAAATTAACCGACATATTTAGCAGCACAGCCAGCAGCAGGATAGCTACACAGCAACATGCCAGCAGTGATGAGGGACAGAAAGATGCGCTGGCTCCACAGGCAGATCCAGGGTAAGTATGTATGGAATGTAAGAGGAGAAACATTTGCAAGGAGTGATGTTGGGAATTCATGTTTAGGTTGCAATAAGCTAAATTTCAACATTTTAGCTGTAAAAGGCCACATGCAGTGGGTAATAAGTGTTGTGGTTTTACGTAAAAAGGTCGGTAGTGGTGTTACAGTTAATGCTCACAAACTTTGAAAATCTTAAATACAGAAGTTACATTtgtaatgttgcattttcatttacatGTGGTATTTGAGCAGTAAGAAGGTTAATTACTGCATAAATTATTAAGTTATCAGTAATACAGCTTTTAATACAACATATAGTCAACATTAGCGCTGTTGACCACATATTTTTGCTGCCTAATTTCCGCGCGCCGATTACTTTGGGccgggcctagtcaaagtccgtcACTGGCTCCCTCCAGCTCTCTAAGAACAGACCTAAATCTATAAGAAATGTTTGACTTCactgtaaaaatgtttaaatatccaTGAATAGTTTTTAAGATCTTCAGGTTATGAAACCGCACACACCCCATCAGTTTCAAACCAAACCGTTCAGCTGGAGCTTAAAATGGATGCAAACGCGACTGATCATCACCAGAAGAGAACAAATGAAGCTGCTGTCTGATTCGGTTGTGAGGAGGTAAACAGAGAAACCAGGTCACTGGactgtaagggggggggggggggggggggtctttgttGCGTGGATGTCACTGTTGTGTTATGGATGCTTTCGACTGCAGCTTCCTGTTGCCGAGCTGACTCACAAtcacacagctgagctgaagctcCGTTAGTTCAaaggccacagacgcctccgggtGTTATGTTTAAAAGTCTccatcaatgatcacacagaaacAAATAGTAAGGAGGCAGAAAGAGGACCTGTGAGTCTCAGCTCAGGGTCCAAACCATCAGAGCCTGCCTCGAAGACAAAACTCAGTACAGTTCCAAGTGTTGGACCTGAGTAAAAACCACAAACATCCTTTAATCAGCAGAGCTTCAAACAACCTCTACAAAGCAAAACGTCCTCACAAATATAGACACGCAGACTCAGCTTGTAATCAGTGTTTGATTAAAGAGCCAATCAGAATCCAGCTGCTGCCGCCACATGTGTCCGACCGCCAAAAGCCAAGctttcattaaatgttcagaaagCCTGAAGTCAGCTCCTGTCCAGGGTCTGAAGTCTCCTTTAAACCAACATGAGCTCATAAGTTTCATTCAGCTGGAAACATCATGAACCCGAGGTTTCAGGCTCCTAAGATTCAGTCAGAAACAACCTGCCTT
This sequence is a window from Nothobranchius furzeri strain GRZ-AD chromosome 3, NfurGRZ-RIMD1, whole genome shotgun sequence. Protein-coding genes within it:
- the pltp gene encoding phospholipid transfer protein, which codes for MTSCLLGIFFLSLVSIMAAAEPAGCKIRITDKALDMLKLETQKFVEEELSNISIPEMQGQNGSFQYTLTDVKIRELNLTHVDLRFIPDVGLLFDVQNSSISLSFYRRILYWFFYDTGNVNASAEGVNINTAVNLIRDNEGRLKINNITCDARIKRMRAEFSGTLGRVYDYLSRLLTTGMRLFLNRQICPALNHAALVHVNSMLETIPVRTEMDYYVGIDYSLIDDPVVTSRSLDMHFRGMFFDLSHPNLTLVNYAVEPVIREYDRMVYLALSEFFFDSGLFSYYSAGIFQMHIVNEKMPKDLEMLLRTTYFGAIMMLNPALVDAPLSLQLAVNSPPKTSIKTSGATIVMTALVKVMVLPPGQAPVQLSSMRMETKFNAKVSMRGKRLAVHADLRRFKIFSNLSALESLALIPLQPPLKTMLQMSVVPLINNWTKRGVRLPLADGMDIIEEVVEYHNGFIVIGANLQFSKGLRDMIGGSSD